The sequence below is a genomic window from Daphnia pulicaria isolate SC F1-1A chromosome 6, SC_F0-13Bv2, whole genome shotgun sequence.
AAACCCAGCAagggcggcagcagcagcataagTCGACCTGATTCTCTCCTCTTTatcgttttgtttgttgtctaTGGAGCGGAAATGGAACCACTTTCCCAGCCCACAAAAGAAGGAGCTGCTAgagccgaaaaaagaaaatagtgtCGGGTTACCAGGAGagtagcagagagagagagagggtgtTTTGGGGACGAAGGGAATTGAATCGGGTAGTAGAGAGATCCATGTTTGATTGTTTCCAGTCCAGCCCTTGTGTGGGCATTGGAGGGAaagttctgttttgttttccttttattttaaactccCAAATGAATCGCTAATGAGCGGCAGTCAAATAAGATTATCATTCAGCCTAGCCTAGTAACGATCTCTTTTCGACTTTATATGGCCATCTGGAATCTAGTGGAACGAGATTGAATGTATAATGTAActataaaaaatagaagaaaaaaagagatggatAGAGACTCGGGATTCGGACGGGTGGAGCCAGTCAAAATACTGCCCCGCTGAGTTTTCAAACTGCGCCTCCCCTTTCTCCTACTGCTCTAAAGTTCTTTCGACTTGTGGTGTGATTGATGGATCTCGACCATCTGTACATCAAGTTTTTGTTAACCGAGTGTGAACCAAGTTTTTagacactttgaaaaaaataaaaaaataaaacgtctAGCTCGTTATTCACGACCAGAAAAGACTTGCTTTAGATAGACTCACGCTCGGCACCAAAGCGCCTATAAgctaaaaagagagagagaggagaaaaagTTGGGGCTTCTGGCGTTCCGGAAATAGGCTCTTGTTTTTACTTGTCGGCTCCTAAAAGGCTCCggcgtcttttgttttttcttttgacgaaAACCAGTACCCCCAGAGTTTTTGAAACATGCTAATCACATGTGTTGTTAGATACTTTTTAACGTTGAAAACGATAACCTTTAACAGTCATCGTGCTTACTGTGCATAGCTCTCCATGGCTGGGCTGATTGTGTTGCCTTTATCCGTATCGGTGTTGATGTACATTTTGATGTATCCTGTTACTCGCGTTCATTAAAGAAGTGTGTGTCTGAGAATTTGTATTTCTGATTTGTTTCCGTTTTCCCAACAGCGGACAACATGCAGTCGCCCCGTTTCGTCACTCAACCATCCGCTTCGGCGAGCATCGTCAGCGAAGGCCGGGCCAAATTCCTTCAGTGTCAAGCCGTTGGTGAGTtgctactttttctttctttttctcaactTCACCATTTCCTATTTGAACCGAAATGCACTGCACCAAAAAGAGAGACTTAGCACTAACTAATCCATTATGCTGGGCCCTGCCGGCCCTGGCCCCGTCTCCCATCATTAGTGTCTTTTACCCCTCGACGTAACACGACACCACAGCGTCTGCCTTGTCTCTCCCGCTGGCTGCTGAATGACGTTTTCGAACCTGGTTGATACAACTGGAAATGATATTTTCGGGGTcgaatatttttcctttcactATATTTCCCTCGTCGGTCTTGTGTGTATTTTGGTtggatttcatatttttgggggaaattggaaaggggggggggggtaattTCACGCCCCGGTCGAAAAAAGCCATTCCCTcccggttgtgtgtgtgttgcattGGTGCGTTATGCGTTGGCCGTGCTATTCAGCAGACAATAGTCTCGGGAGGGGCTGACGAGGCAGAGCTTGACCAGAAGTCCAGAACGTTGCCCCGAGGGCAGCAGGGTGAGAGATTATGGATTCCACCCCATGTTTACCCtaccaacttcttcttctttttccatttgaaaaagCGGAAGGATTTCCGTTACCATCGGCCATATGCTGCTGTCACTCCCACATCATTTCCGGCTTCCCTCTACTTTCTCCAGCCAGTAGTTGTAGTACTACGACTACTGGATTCTCAAATTTCGTGTAATATTGGTCTGTCGTCTGCACTCTTATTCTCTGCAACCCCTCCGCTgttgactcttttttcttctcccccgACCCCAACAATTGAAGTGGTGACGGATGATAAGCAAATTCACTTGTCTAATTCAATATGCGCTCGTTCTTTGCTTGTTCATTTTCCATCCCAAGGCTACCCGCAGCCGGAATACAGATGGATGAAAGATGGCTCCTTTCAGACGGAATTCTCATCGGAACCGGTTTACAAAATTCAGTCCATCCGACGCGAGGACGCTGGCGTTTACCAATGCGTAGCTCGTAACGCTGTCGGATCCATATTCAGCGAGCAAGTTCAAGTCCTTGTCGCCTGTACGTCACAACAATATCTCAGGATCGCGCAGACAACAATTGTCTtcatgaatttgtttttctctttttctttctcgttgaTGGGGTAGACATGAGTCCCTTTAGCGACCAGACGGAAACGTCGCTGACTATCCAGACAGGCGATGCCGCCGTCCTGGAAGTGCAGGCCCTAGAGTCTCAGCCCAAACCGGCCGTGACTTGGGAAGCTGAAGACGGAGCGCCGCTCTACGGACACAAATATGCCATCGGTCCTGATAACCAACTAGTTATCCTGTCGGCATCTGAAAGCGACCAGAAACTTTACCGGTAAAAGGGCCAacaaaccccccaaaaaactattcatttttctcttattttgtgGCTGCTCTTCTTTGAATTGCTGTTGACATTGTGGGTCTTATCTTATCGTCGAGAGATTATCCCATGTTTACCCAGTTGGGTGATGGGAGTAAACTCTGGCTAATGGCACCCTCCCctggaaatcaattgaaatgtaCCATGTTTTATGATTCTGATGAGGCCTATGATGATTGATTGAtcgattgtgtgtgtgcgtcttGATATTGAAATCACGCAGGGCTCACGTAACAAACACGCAGCTGGGTCAAGAAGAGCTGAGCGGAGGAGTTCGATTAGTGGTTCGCGGTAATAGCGAAACCGATGACGTGCCGGCCCGCATCGTCATCGCGCCCCGAGATACGGAAGTGGTTCGCGGCTCTCCCGTCACTGAACTTCATTGCATAGCCAATGCCAGGTATGTGTATAGTATAGAAATATGGCTGTGTGGGTGGTTTACGACCCCAAAACTTTTGGAAATCTAATTATTCCGAATGCTGAACTAGGTCGCTGTATCACTTGGAAACCCTGTGGTTTAAAGATGATGAGCCAATCGAAAACTCTGGAGTTGGGCACACATTCAACGATTTATGGAATCGAACTCTCTCCCTGCTCAACGCCGATCCCAGCCATTCCGGCCGCTATAGTTGCAGAGTTTCCACCAAATCGCTGCGATCCGAACCCGTCACGGCCGGCGCCAACGTCACCATTCTTGGTAAGACAACAATAAAATGttggtggctgctgctgctagtgcAATTGTCTCGATTGTCTCGtctttttcccccccttcTGGTAACGCCCCGAGCTTTGTTATTGTCATTCCCATTTTGGGCTACACGATTTGccagttgtttgttttttgtttcatcgCCATTTTCTTTCCTACGCCCAGGCTGAAGGTTGTTGAATTCTACGTATatcttttgtttccttcttattttagaaaaacccGTTCTTTTGGAGAAGGTATCATTGGAGACGTTGGGCGATTTCGGTCGGATCTCTTCGCTACCCTGCCGTGCCCGCGGAGTGCCCACTCCATCCGTCAAGTGGTACAGGAATGTCGTCGACGTGACATCCTTACCAGGGAACAAGTAAAGCTCGGCCCTTTGTTTATTTGCTGTTTTTATCGCCTAACCAAACTGCCCTGCGTCCTTCGCCATTACTGACCCAACGTCTGACGTTTTCGAATAATTTATCACCAGGTATTTTGTGGCGGAAGATGGATCGCTCAAGATCCAGAAGCTCGCCATGGAGGATGGCGGCATGTTCCAGTGCGTCGCATCCAATAGCGCCGGTCAAGCTACGGCTTACACATGGCTCAAGGTTAAAAGTAAGTCTtaacgaaacaaacaaaagaaaccgagaaaagttgtttttcaagTCGCTGGATCATCATCCATTGTTGTCTGTCTGTATTTTAGTCCcctttgttgtttattttatttattttttgaaaaaatttattagcGGTCTTTAGCTGTAGCTCAGCGATTGTGTCGCGCCTCATTCcacagaaagaaaacaagatgAAACCCCATAATTATTAACCCCTTTGTGTCTCCGACATTCTACTAACtcgttttctctcctctctggGGGCGgcgcttgtttgttttgtttgtccgTCCTTGGTGGATCCTATTGTGCTTGCAGAAGATGAACGCGATTCGTTCAAACTAATCAACGTTGTCCGGTTACGACCAAACGATTTACCTGACCGAAGCAAGGAATCTGGGGGctcgtctcttttctttggTAAACTAATCGACAACTAACAAAACAATtctcgaaaattattttcttcctcctcctccttccctCATAAAACTTTACTACGTACTTAACTTAGTTACTCTGCTACTAACTTCATTTAATTACCACATCTACTCTGCATTTATTTGACTCCTTTCCtggtattttctctttttttaaacatgaCCGAATGAATCATGTCCTCTTAGTTAACGTTTTTCCGCGTCTGTCGTGTCCTCTTATGTCACATTTCGTTGGCTCAAACCGGAATTGGACGGATTTAATTGAGTTCGCCGTtctcatttgttttgttggttttcgtttgtttatttatttcccattttttttgttttcctccctctttttttctgttgcggTCCCGTGTCACGTAACGTAGCCTCGGCTCCCGTCATGGAATCTCCGCCAGAAAACCGGACAGTCCGTGACGGCCGTGATGAAACATTTAGCTGCAAAGCAGGAGGAGCTCCCACTCCCAACATAACGTGGATCTTTAATGGTTAGTTTCTCTCGACATTGTCCACAAACGTATTCCAGCAATTCGTTTAATAGAATTTCCCCCACGTATGGCATAATTAACTTGGATTTTATCTCGCAGACACGACCGTCCTAGTACCCTCTGGCCGGGTTCAAATACTCGAGGACGGATCTTTGTTGATTGCCGCCGTGCGTGCCAATGATGCGGGAAAATACACTTGCATCAGAACAAACGAAGCCGGTAGTGTCGAGGATTCTGCCCTCCTCTCCGTCTTGGGTACGCATCAAGTGTGACAGTCGCGACCCCGCCCAGGATCGCATTCGGGAGGGAGGAAacgttttgatttcttttgtttttttcttttattcccccGGCAGTGCGCACGCAAATCGTCCAACCACCAGTGGATACTCGAGTGATTCTTGGTCACGTGGCCACTATGCAGTGCAGGGTGTCTGGCGACTCGTCCGTTTCCTACAGCGTTCAATGGCGACATGAAAATAAGTAAATGCGTTTTTATAGCTCAATTTGTGGTAATTCCATAGCTCTAACTGATCCGGTTTGTTTTCAGGGTTATCGATCCGCTTCGCAGTCAGCGGATCCAAGTCCTTGCCGATGGCACTCTGCAGATTGCCGAGGCTAGGGCCTCGGATGTGGGTACCTACGCCTGTCACGTGACATCAGCCGGCGGAGACGACTCGCGAATTGCCAAGCTCTACGTTATCGAACTGCCGTATCCTCCGAACGGAGTGGCCGCCTCACGATTGGGCAACGGCAAAATGGTCAACGTCTCGTGGATCGCGGGATTCGACGGCAACAGTCCAATCTCCAAGTTTATCATCCAAAAACGCGTCGTACCCGTCACCGGCCCAATACCCGACACGGTTAACAGTTGGACAACGGAAATAGCCAACGTGTCGGCCGACGTTCGATGGATTGATTTACCCTCGCTCAAGGCCGCTGCTGCCTACCAATTCCGCGTCAGCGCCGTCAATAGCGTAGGGGAAGGCCAGCCGTCCGAACCGAGCAACAGAGTCACTCTACCGCAAGAaggtattttagaaaaataatggaaaaattCATGTTTCGTGTTTCCTgatggcttttttttgttttgacgaAATTGTCAGCTCCTTCCGGGCCGCCAGTGGGACTAGTTGGCTCGGCTCGCTCGGCCTCCCAAATTATGATTCAATGGCAGCCGCCCGACGAGGAGCACCGCAATGGAATGATTACCGGCTACATGGTGCGTTATCGCCTGCACGGCTACGGCGACAACAGCCCCTGGTCTTACCGCAACATAACAAACGAAGtaaaaattacaataaaaattttttttttaaattttactcacaatttgttttttgtttgtgttttgttcCAACAGAATCAACGGAATTATTTGATCGAGGATTTAATCACTTGGAAAGATTACGAAATTCAAATGGCTGCATTTAATCGCATAGACGTTGGAAAGTTTAGCAAATCCATCACGGTCAAGACTCGAGAAGGAAGTATGAATCAGAAAACCGCTTAACTATTTTCCCTTTATATGTGCCCCCTGGCCCGCTGactcatgtttttatttattgctaGCCCCTGAAGCGGCTCCCACTCAAGTGCGAGCGGAAGCCGTCAATTCGACCACCATTCGAGTGTGGTGGAAACCACCCGATCCTCAGCTGATCAACGGCATTAATCAGGGCTACAAGCTTCAAGCCTGGAGAGGTACAGTATTGAGTTTCATTCCATCTGAACAGTTTCCCATCCGTTGACTGAATTATTCACGAGCGGCTGATTTGTGGATTAGGTGATAATCAAGTGGCGGAGAAGACCGTCACAGTTCCACCCAGTCCGTTTGATCCATTGGCGGAGCAAACTGCTTTGGTGGATGGCGTCCAGAAATATACCGAATACCAGATAACGGTCCTCTGCTTCACATCGCCGGGCGACGGGCCACACAGCGGTCACGTGACAGTCAAAACCGCCGAAGATGGTAACCGACCCTTGTGTAGCAGCTCTCTATTATAATCGAATCATCTTAACCGCCGAGTCTTGTTCTAGTTCCGGATGAGGTGTCTAGCCTCCGCTTCGACGAGATCAGCGATCGTTCCGTCCGCGTCTCTTGGTCTCCGCCCGAAAAAGATAACGGCAAGTTGACGGGTTACACTGTTCGCTGGTCTGTCAAAGACATGCCGCATACCCTCAAAGTGAAAAACGTCACCGGAGATGTTTCCAGCCTAGTCGTCAACAGCCTACAGGTAGACAGCTTGCCTTTTCCATtaccaaaattttgttttctttactcATTTTGTTACTTTTCTCGCCAATAAAATTACAGCCAACGACACACTACACTTTCGAGGTAGCCGGTTGGACCAGCAGCGGCATGGGTGCTATTAAAACAGCTACAATTCAATCGGGTATCGAACCGGTTCTGCCAGGAGCTCCGACAAGACTAGCCGTTTCCAACATTGAAGCcttctctgtcgttctccaATTCACGCCGGGCTTCGATGGCAATTCTTCGGTCACCAAGTGGACAGTTCAGGTAAAGATCCATTAGCAACGTCcttgtttttcctcttttgtttttatattattccGTACTTCATTACTCGGGACCATTAGGCCCAGTCATTACGTAACAGCACGTGGGACACGATTTGGGAGGTGACCGATCCAGAGGCAACCACACTAACTGTTAGTAACTTGACGCCGTTCATGGAGTATGCCCTTCGCCTTGTGGCTAATAATGTAGTAGGGCCTTCGCCGCCGTCGGAGCCCACTAAACGTTTCCAAACTATTCAAGCTCCTCCGTCGCACGCTCCATTTAACGTTACCGTACGGGCTGTCAGTGCCACTCAGCTGCGTGTCAGATGGACGGTAAGACTTAACTTATCTCTTATGTAACGAAATGGCATATGAAAGTCAACATCTTTTTCATGCGTAGCCTTTGCAACAAATTGAATGGTACGGCGTGCCCCGCGGTTATAACGTCTCGTACCGTCGGGCAAACGCCGATACGCCTCTCGACGCCGTCAGCATCGAAGACCATAACGCCAACTCCTTTGTTCTGGAAGATCTGGAGGAGTTTACCATTTATCAGGTTATCGTTCAGGCGTATAACGATGTTGGCACGTCACAACCCAGTCCGCCGGCTACCGAACGCACCCGAGAAGCCAGTAAGTGTTTTAGTGGCTCAATTTGATCTTTGACGGTCGTGAACTTTAACACCGATTTTCATTGTTCTCTTAAAGCTCCGAGTTCGGGACCGAAGACTGTTTCGGCTAACGAAACATCATCGACGACGATCGTGGTGCGTTGGAACGAAGTTGACCTCCTCCACCGCAACGGCATCATCGAGGGCTATAAAGTCTATTACGGAGCGCTCAACGTGCCCTTCCGCTACAAGAAGGTGCCGAGCAACGCCACTTTCACGACCACGCTAACGGAACTTCGCAAGTTCACCCAATACTCGATCCAAGTTTTGGCTTACACTCGCATTGGAGACGGAGTCCTTTCCGTGCCGCCGATCGTTGTTCAAACTATGGAGGATGGTAATAATTATCTCATcgaatattgatttatttcccctcccctccccccccccccccccaccaccaccaccaaaagtCGAGTTGGTAATAAAGCTAAACTACTTGCTCTGTTCTAGTTCCTGGCGTGCCGTCAAATGTGTCGTTTCCCGACGTGTCCTTCTCGAGTGCCCGTGTCATTTGGGACGTTCCAGCCGAACCGAATGGCGAAATTCTTGCTTACCGGGTGACATATTTCATCGACTCGACACAGGCGACAAATACGAGCAAAGAGTTTTCTCCGTCGGACCGAACTTACCGCGTCACCAATCTGGAAGCAGAGCAGTTTTATATGTTCCATATTGCGGCCAAGACGTCGCTGGGCTGGGGCCAAGCCGCCCGGGCGCTAGTCTACACGACCAACAGCCGCGATGCTCCTCAGCCTCCGTCAGCACCGCACGTCAGCCCCTCACAAATTCAAAGTCAACAAATCACGTTTAGTTGGGCTCCTGGAAGAGACGGCTTCGCTCCGTTGAGGTATTAA
It includes:
- the LOC124343116 gene encoding protein sidekick-like isoform X4: MPRVKAQHLGLLPSVLLLFLCQHISSADNMQSPRFVTQPSASASIVSEGRAKFLQCQAVGYPQPEYRWMKDGSFQTEFSSEPVYKIQSIRREDAGVYQCVARNAVGSIFSEQVQVLVAYMSPFSDQTETSLTIQTGDAAVLEVQALESQPKPAVTWEAEDGAPLYGHKYAIGPDNQLVILSASESDQKLYRAHVTNTQLGQEELSGGVRLVVRGNSETDDVPARIVIAPRDTEVVRGSPVTELHCIANARSLYHLETLWFKDDEPIENSGVGHTFNDLWNRTLSLLNADPSHSGRYSCRVSTKSLRSEPVTAGANVTILEKPVLLEKVSLETLGDFGRISSLPCRARGVPTPSVKWYRNVVDVTSLPGNKYFVAEDGSLKIQKLAMEDGGMFQCVASNSAGQATAYTWLKVKTSAPVMESPPENRTVRDGRDETFSCKAGGAPTPNITWIFNDTTVLVPSGRVQILEDGSLLIAAVRANDAGKYTCIRTNEAGSVEDSALLSVLVRTQIVQPPVDTRVILGHVATMQCRVSGDSSVSYSVQWRHENKVIDPLRSQRIQVLADGTLQIAEARASDVGTYACHVTSAGGDDSRIAKLYVIELPYPPNGVAASRLGNGKMVNVSWIAGFDGNSPISKFIIQKRVVPVTGPIPDTVNSWTTEIANVSADVRWIDLPSLKAAAAYQFRVSAVNSVGEGQPSEPSNRVTLPQEAPSGPPVGLVGSARSASQIMIQWQPPDEEHRNGMITGYMVRYRLHGYGDNSPWSYRNITNENQRNYLIEDLITWKDYEIQMAAFNRIDVGKFSKSITVKTREGTPEAAPTQVRAEAVNSTTIRVWWKPPDPQLINGINQGYKLQAWRGDNQVAEKTVTVPPSPFDPLAEQTALVDGVQKYTEYQITVLCFTSPGDGPHSGHVTVKTAEDVPDEVSSLRFDEISDRSVRVSWSPPEKDNGKLTGYTVRWSVKDMPHTLKVKNVTGDVSSLVVNSLQPTTHYTFEVAGWTSSGMGAIKTATIQSGIEPVLPGAPTRLAVSNIEAFSVVLQFTPGFDGNSSVTKWTVQAQSLRNSTWDTIWEVTDPEATTLTVSNLTPFMEYALRLVANNVVGPSPPSEPTKRFQTIQAPPSHAPFNVTVRAVSATQLRVRWTPLQQIEWYGVPRGYNVSYRRANADTPLDAVSIEDHNANSFVLEDLEEFTIYQVIVQAYNDVGTSQPSPPATERTREATPSSGPKTVSANETSSTTIVVRWNEVDLLHRNGIIEGYKVYYGALNVPFRYKKVPSNATFTTTLTELRKFTQYSIQVLAYTRIGDGVLSVPPIVVQTMEDVPGVPSNVSFPDVSFSSARVIWDVPAEPNGEILAYRVTYFIDSTQATNTSKEFSPSDRTYRVTNLEAEQFYMFHIAAKTSLGWGQAARALVYTTNSRDAPQPPSAPHVSPSQIQSQQITFSWAPGRDGFAPLRYYTVQYRGDSSGPWQTVNERVEPTVTSYTVHALKPFTAYQFRIQAINDIGPSGWSSESEVVRTLPAAPASGVASVKVIPITTTSVRIVWHPLSEDAWNGDAHTAAYRIDYRQITDFPTPALLQGGGQKEEIYDGKASQMILNDLVRDRNYEIIVTPFNSQGPGPSSSPTTVYVGEAVPTGEPREVAAIATSPTEVRLTWVAPLASQQNGDLLGYKIFYLATSQTIDKEEMEVVPASHVAHSLPFMDMFTEYRIQIVAFNPAGDGPRSVPVTVRTLQGIPGSPGSLKFSDITMNSLKVSWEEPKQPNGEITGYVVTYETAQQDETFSKQVKQKVTTTWLVVANLEEEVTYYFSVRASTFDLGPPATGNVTTGPQEGSPGRPKDLLIARTTSSVNLQWENGPAGKGPIVGYYIESRKKEEDQWQTVARTDQGPMREYSVSYQNLMPSSSYTFRIVAYNKFGISYPVYTHDPFLTPSKLYLEYSYSTHQKPFYHQTWFLVTLAAGSVVIITLLVAVLCVKSKSYKYKHEAQKTLEESLTNEEMGFAFEMRQSKRTGTIGRNTLSRRSVAGSVGVLGGGTLGGASAGPSVVGKPPPRPAPSSVAYNSDDESARGGYDENPDDSSLTEKPSEISSTDSQGSESEPESERGEPHSFVNHYANVNDTLRQSWKKQRPVKNYTSFTDSEQEGSTVVSLNGGQIVMNNKARSRAPLPGFSSFV
- the LOC124343116 gene encoding protein sidekick-like isoform X2, with product MPRVKAQHLGLLPSVLLLFLCQHISSADNMQSPRFVTQPSASASIVSEGRAKFLQCQAVGYPQPEYRWMKDGSFQTEFSSEPVYKIQSIRREDAGVYQCVARNAVGSIFSEQVQVLVAYMSPFSDQTETSLTIQTGDAAVLEVQALESQPKPAVTWEAEDGAPLYGHKYAIGPDNQLVILSASESDQKLYRAHVTNTQLGQEELSGGVRLVVRGNSETDDVPARIVIAPRDTEVVRGSPVTELHCIANARSLYHLETLWFKDDEPIENSGVGHTFNDLWNRTLSLLNADPSHSGRYSCRVSTKSLRSEPVTAGANVTILEKPVLLEKVSLETLGDFGRISSLPCRARGVPTPSVKWYRNVVDVTSLPGNKYFVAEDGSLKIQKLAMEDGGMFQCVASNSAGQATAYTWLKVKKDERDSFKLINVVRLRPNDLPDRSKESGGSSLFFASAPVMESPPENRTVRDGRDETFSCKAGGAPTPNITWIFNDTTVLVPSGRVQILEDGSLLIAAVRANDAGKYTCIRTNEAGSVEDSALLSVLVRTQIVQPPVDTRVILGHVATMQCRVSGDSSVSYSVQWRHENKVIDPLRSQRIQVLADGTLQIAEARASDVGTYACHVTSAGGDDSRIAKLYVIELPYPPNGVAASRLGNGKMVNVSWIAGFDGNSPISKFIIQKRVVPVTGPIPDTVNSWTTEIANVSADVRWIDLPSLKAAAAYQFRVSAVNSVGEGQPSEPSNRVTLPQEAPSGPPVGLVGSARSASQIMIQWQPPDEEHRNGMITGYMVRYRLHGYGDNSPWSYRNITNENQRNYLIEDLITWKDYEIQMAAFNRIDVGKFSKSITVKTREGTPEAAPTQVRAEAVNSTTIRVWWKPPDPQLINGINQGYKLQAWRGDNQVAEKTVTVPPSPFDPLAEQTALVDGVQKYTEYQITVLCFTSPGDGPHSGHVTVKTAEDVPDEVSSLRFDEISDRSVRVSWSPPEKDNGKLTGYTVRWSVKDMPHTLKVKNVTGDVSSLVVNSLQPTTHYTFEVAGWTSSGMGAIKTATIQSGIEPVLPGAPTRLAVSNIEAFSVVLQFTPGFDGNSSVTKWTVQAQSLRNSTWDTIWEVTDPEATTLTVSNLTPFMEYALRLVANNVVGPSPPSEPTKRFQTIQAPPSHAPFNVTVRAVSATQLRVRWTPLQQIEWYGVPRGYNVSYRRANADTPLDAVSIEDHNANSFVLEDLEEFTIYQVIVQAYNDVGTSQPSPPATERTREATPSSGPKTVSANETSSTTIVVRWNEVDLLHRNGIIEGYKVYYGALNVPFRYKKVPSNATFTTTLTELRKFTQYSIQVLAYTRIGDGVLSVPPIVVQTMEDVPGVPSNVSFPDVSFSSARVIWDVPAEPNGEILAYRVTYFIDSTQATNTSKEFSPSDRTYRVTNLEAEQFYMFHIAAKTSLGWGQAARALVYTTNSRDAPQPPSAPHVSPSQIQSQQITFSWAPGRDGFAPLRYYTVQYRGDSSGPWQTVNERVEPTVTSYTVHALKPFTAYQFRIQAINDIGPSGWSSESEVVRTLPAAPASGVASVKVIPITTTSVRIVWHPLSEDAWNGDAHTAAYRIDYRQITDFPTPALLQGGGQKEEIYDGKASQMILNDLVRDRNYEIIVTPFNSQGPGPSSSPTTVYVGEAVPTGEPREVAAIATSPTEVRLTWVAPLASQQNGDLLGYKIFYLATSQTIDKEEMEVVPASHVAHSLPFMDMFTEYRIQIVAFNPAGDGPRSVPVTVRTLQGIPGSPGSLKFSDITMNSLKVSWEEPKQPNGEITGYVVTYETAQQDETFSKQVKQKVTTTWLVVANLEEEVTYYFSVRASTFDLGPPATGNVTTGPQEGSPGRPKDLLIARTTSSVNLQWENGPAGKGPIVGYYIESRKKEEDQWQTVARTDQGPMREYSVSYQNLMPSSSYTFRIVAYNKFGISYPVYTHDPFLTPSKLYLEYSYSTHQKPFYHQTWFLVTLAAGSVVIITLLVAVLCVKSKSYKYKHEAQKTLEESLTNEEMGFAFEMRQSKRTGTIGRNTLSRRSVAGSVGVLGGGTLGGASAGPSVVGKPPPRPAPSSVAYNSDDESARGGYDENPDDSSLTEKPSEISSTDSQGSESEPESERGEPHSFVNHYANVNDTLRQSWKKQRPVKNYTSFTDSEQEGSTVVSLNGGQIVMNNKARSRAPLPGFSSFV
- the LOC124343116 gene encoding protein sidekick-like isoform X1, whose translation is MPRVKAQHLGLLPSVLLLFLCQHISSADNMQSPRFVTQPSASASIVSEGRAKFLQCQAVGYPQPEYRWMKDGSFQTEFSSEPVYKIQSIRREDAGVYQCVARNAVGSIFSEQVQVLVAYMSPFSDQTETSLTIQTGDAAVLEVQALESQPKPAVTWEAEDGAPLYGHKYAIGPDNQLVILSASESDQKLYRAHVTNTQLGQEELSGGVRLVVRGNSETDDVPARIVIAPRDTEVVRGSPVTELHCIANARSLYHLETLWFKDDEPIENSGVGHTFNDLWNRTLSLLNADPSHSGRYSCRVSTKSLRSEPVTAGANVTILEKPVLLEKVSLETLGDFGRISSLPCRARGVPTPSVKWYRNVVDVTSLPGNKYFVAEDGSLKIQKLAMEDGGMFQCVASNSAGQATAYTWLKVKKDERDSFKLINVVRLRPNDLPDRSKESGGSSLFFASAPVMESPPENRTVRDGRDETFSCKAGGAPTPNITWIFNDTTVLVPSGRVQILEDGSLLIAAVRANDAGKYTCIRTNEAGSVEDSALLSVLVRTQIVQPPVDTRVILGHVATMQCRVSGDSSVSYSVQWRHENKVIDPLRSQRIQVLADGTLQIAEARASDVGTYACHVTSAGGDDSRIAKLYVIELPYPPNGVAASRLGNGKMVNVSWIAGFDGNSPISKFIIQKRVVPVTGPIPDTVNSWTTEIANVSADVRWIDLPSLKAAAAYQFRVSAVNSVGEGQPSEPSNRVTLPQEAPSGPPVGLVGSARSASQIMIQWQPPDEEHRNGMITGYMVRYRLHGYGDNSPWSYRNITNENQRNYLIEDLITWKDYEIQMAAFNRIDVGKFSKSITVKTREGTPEAAPTQVRAEAVNSTTIRVWWKPPDPQLINGINQGYKLQAWRGDNQVAEKTVTVPPSPFDPLAEQTALVDGVQKYTEYQITVLCFTSPGDGPHSGHVTVKTAEDVPDEVSSLRFDEISDRSVRVSWSPPEKDNGKLTGYTVRWSVKDMPHTLKVKNVTGDVSSLVVNSLQPTTHYTFEVAGWTSSGMGAIKTATIQSGIEPVLPGAPTRLAVSNIEAFSVVLQFTPGFDGNSSVTKWTVQAQSLRNSTWDTIWEVTDPEATTLTVSNLTPFMEYALRLVANNVVGPSPPSEPTKRFQTIQAPPSHAPFNVTVRAVSATQLRVRWTPLQQIEWYGVPRGYNVSYRRANADTPLDAVSIEDHNANSFVLEDLEEFTIYQVIVQAYNDVGTSQPSPPATERTREATPSSGPKTVSANETSSTTIVVRWNEVDLLHRNGIIEGYKVYYGALNVPFRYKKVPSNATFTTTLTELRKFTQYSIQVLAYTRIGDGVLSVPPIVVQTMEDVPGVPSNVSFPDVSFSSARVIWDVPAEPNGEILAYRVTYFIDSTQATNTSKEFSPSDRTYRVTNLEAEQFYMFHIAAKTSLGWGQAARALVYTTNSRDAPQPPSAPHVSPSQIQSQQITFSWAPGRDGFAPLRYYTVQYRGDSSGPWQTVNERVEPTVTSYTVHALKPFTAYQFRIQAINDIGPSGWSSESEVVRTLPAAPASGVASVKVIPITTTSVRIVWHPLSEDAWNGDAHTAAYRIDYRQITDFPTPALLQGGGQKEEIYDGKASQMILNDLVRDRNYEIIVTPFNSQGPGPSSSPTTVYVGEAVPTGEPREVAAIATSPTEVRLTWVAPLASQQNGDLLGYKIFYLATSQTIDKEEMEVVPASHVAHSLPFMDMFTEYRIQIVAFNPAGDGPRSVPVTVRTLQGIPGSPGSLKFSDITMNSLKVSWEEPKQPNGEITGYVVTYETAQQDETFSKQVKQKVTTTWLVVANLEEEVTYYFSVRASTFDLGPPATGNVTTGPQEGSPGRPKDLLIARTTSSVNLQWENGPAGKGPIVGYYIESRKKVVADWQIKEDQWQTVARTDQGPMREYSVSYQNLMPSSSYTFRIVAYNKFGISYPVYTHDPFLTPSKLYLEYSYSTHQKPFYHQTWFLVTLAAGSVVIITLLVAVLCVKSKSYKYKHEAQKTLEESLTNEEMGFAFEMRQSKRTGTIGRNTLSRRSVAGSVGVLGGGTLGGASAGPSVVGKPPPRPAPSSVAYNSDDESARGGYDENPDDSSLTEKPSEISSTDSQGSESEPESERGEPHSFVNHYANVNDTLRQSWKKQRPVKNYTSFTDSEQEGSTVVSLNGGQIVMNNKARSRAPLPGFSSFV